A window of Tursiops truncatus isolate mTurTru1 chromosome 8, mTurTru1.mat.Y, whole genome shotgun sequence contains these coding sequences:
- the RELA gene encoding transcription factor p65 isoform X3, whose protein sequence is MASMRLSSARTAASTVPVEEQRGDYDLNAVRLCFQVTVRDPAGRPLRLSPALSHPIFDNRAPNTAELKICRVNRNSGSCLGGDEIFLLCDKVQKEDIEVYFTGPGWEARGSFSQADVHRQVAIVFRTPPYADPSLQAPVRVSMQLRRPSDRELSEPMEFQYLPDTDDRHRIEEKRKRTYETFKSIMKKSPFNGPTDHRPPTRRIAVPSRSSTSVPKPPPQPYPFTPSLSTINFEEFSPMVFPSGQIPSQTSALAPAPALVLAQAPAPAPAMASALAQAPAPGPVLAPGLAQAVTPPAPKTNPAGEGTLTEALLQLQFDADEDLGALLGNSTDPAVFTDLASVDNSEFQQLLNQGVPMAPHTAEPMLMEYPEAITRLVTGSQRPPDPAPTPLGASGLTNGLLSGDEDFSSIADMDFSALLSQISS, encoded by the exons ATGGCTTCTATGAGGCTGAGCTCTGCCCGGACCGCTGCATCCACAG TTCCCGTAGAAGAGCAGCGTGGGGACTACGACCTGAATGCTGTCCGGCTCTGCTTCCAGGTGACGGTGCGGGACCCGGCAGGCAGGCCCCTACGCCTGTCGCCTGCCCTCTCTCATCCCATCTTTGACAACC GCGCCCCCAACACTGCCGAGCTCAAGATCTGCCGAGTGAATCGGAACTCCGGGAGCTGCCTTGGGGGGGATGAGATCTTCCTGCTGTGTGACAAGGTGCAGAAAG AGGATATCGAGGTGTATTTCACGGGACCAGGCTGGGAGGCCCGAGGCTCCTTTTCACAAGCTGATGTGCACCGGCAAGTGGCCATTGTGTTCCGGACGCCCCCCTATGCGGACCCCAGCCTGCAGGCCCCCGTGCGCGTCTCCATGCAGCTGCGGCGGCCTTCCGATCGGGAGCTCAGCGAACCCATGGAATTCCAGTACTTGCCAGACACAG ATGATCGTCACCGGATTGAGGAGAAACGCAAAAGAACGTATGAGACCTTTAAGAGCATCATGAAAAAGAGCCCTTTCAATG GACCCACCGACCACCGGCCTCCGACCCGGCGCATCGCTGTGCCTTCCCGCAGCTCAACTTCCGTCCCCAAGCCAC cTCCCCAGCCCTATCCCTTTACACCATCTCTCAGCACCATCAACTTTGAGGAGTTCTCCCCCATGGTCTTTCCTTCTGGGCAGATCCCAAGCCAGACCTCGGCCTTGGCACCGGCCCCTGCCCTAGTCctggcccaggccccagcccctgccccagccatGGCATCAGCCctggcccaggccccagcccctggccccgtCCTAGCCCCAGGCCTTGCTCAGGCTGTGACCCCACCTGCCCCCAAGACTAACCCGGCTGGGGAAGGGACACTGACAGAGGCTCTGCTGCAGCTGCAGTTTGACGCTGATGAAGACCTGGGGGCCCTGCTCGGCAATAGCACAGATCCAGCCGTGTTCACAGACCTGGCATCCGTCGACAACTCTGAGTTTCAGCAGCTGCTGAACCAGGGTGTACCCATGGCCCCCCATACAGCTGAGCCCATGCTGATGGAGTACCCTGAGGCTATAACTCGTCTGGTGACAGGGTCCCAGAGGCCCCCTGACCCAGCTCCCACTCCCCTGGGAGCCTCTGGCCTCACCAACGGCCTCCTCTCAGGGGATGAAGACTTCTCCTCCATTGCGGACATGGACTTCTCAGCCCTTCTGAGTCAGATCAGCTCCTAA
- the RELA gene encoding transcription factor p65 isoform X1: MDDLFPLIFPAEPAQASGPYVEIIEQPKQRGMRFRYKCEGRSAGSIPGERSTDTTKTHPTIKINGYTGPGTVRISLVTKDPPHRPHPHELVGKDCRDGFYEAELCPDRCIHSFQNLGIQCVKKRDLEQAISQRIQTNNNPFQVPVEEQRGDYDLNAVRLCFQVTVRDPAGRPLRLSPALSHPIFDNRAPNTAELKICRVNRNSGSCLGGDEIFLLCDKVQKEDIEVYFTGPGWEARGSFSQADVHRQVAIVFRTPPYADPSLQAPVRVSMQLRRPSDRELSEPMEFQYLPDTDDRHRIEEKRKRTYETFKSIMKKSPFNGPTDHRPPTRRIAVPSRSSTSVPKPPPQPYPFTPSLSTINFEEFSPMVFPSGQIPSQTSALAPAPALVLAQAPAPAPAMASALAQAPAPGPVLAPGLAQAVTPPAPKTNPAGEGTLTEALLQLQFDADEDLGALLGNSTDPAVFTDLASVDNSEFQQLLNQGVPMAPHTAEPMLMEYPEAITRLVTGSQRPPDPAPTPLGASGLTNGLLSGDEDFSSIADMDFSALLSQISS; this comes from the exons ATGGACG ACCTCTTTCCCCTCATCTTCCCCGCGG AGCCGGCCCAGGCCTCCGGCCCCTATGTGGAGATCATCGAGCAGCCCAAGCAGCGGGGCATGCGCTTTCGCTACAAGTGTGAGGGCCGCTCAGCAGGCAGTATCCCAGGCGAGAGGAGCACAGATACCACCAAGACCCACCCTACCATCAAG ATCAATGGTTACACGGGGCCAGGGACAGTCCGCATCTCCCTGGTGACCAAGGACCCCCCTCACCGGCCTCACCCCCATGAGCTTGTGGGGAAAGACTGCCGGGATGGCTTCTATGAGGCTGAGCTCTGCCCGGACCGCTGCATCCACAG CTTCCAGAACCTGGGGATCCAGTGTGTAAAGAAGCGGGACCTGGAGCAGGCCATCAGTCAGCGCATCCAGACCAACAACAACCCCTTCCAAG TTCCCGTAGAAGAGCAGCGTGGGGACTACGACCTGAATGCTGTCCGGCTCTGCTTCCAGGTGACGGTGCGGGACCCGGCAGGCAGGCCCCTACGCCTGTCGCCTGCCCTCTCTCATCCCATCTTTGACAACC GCGCCCCCAACACTGCCGAGCTCAAGATCTGCCGAGTGAATCGGAACTCCGGGAGCTGCCTTGGGGGGGATGAGATCTTCCTGCTGTGTGACAAGGTGCAGAAAG AGGATATCGAGGTGTATTTCACGGGACCAGGCTGGGAGGCCCGAGGCTCCTTTTCACAAGCTGATGTGCACCGGCAAGTGGCCATTGTGTTCCGGACGCCCCCCTATGCGGACCCCAGCCTGCAGGCCCCCGTGCGCGTCTCCATGCAGCTGCGGCGGCCTTCCGATCGGGAGCTCAGCGAACCCATGGAATTCCAGTACTTGCCAGACACAG ATGATCGTCACCGGATTGAGGAGAAACGCAAAAGAACGTATGAGACCTTTAAGAGCATCATGAAAAAGAGCCCTTTCAATG GACCCACCGACCACCGGCCTCCGACCCGGCGCATCGCTGTGCCTTCCCGCAGCTCAACTTCCGTCCCCAAGCCAC cTCCCCAGCCCTATCCCTTTACACCATCTCTCAGCACCATCAACTTTGAGGAGTTCTCCCCCATGGTCTTTCCTTCTGGGCAGATCCCAAGCCAGACCTCGGCCTTGGCACCGGCCCCTGCCCTAGTCctggcccaggccccagcccctgccccagccatGGCATCAGCCctggcccaggccccagcccctggccccgtCCTAGCCCCAGGCCTTGCTCAGGCTGTGACCCCACCTGCCCCCAAGACTAACCCGGCTGGGGAAGGGACACTGACAGAGGCTCTGCTGCAGCTGCAGTTTGACGCTGATGAAGACCTGGGGGCCCTGCTCGGCAATAGCACAGATCCAGCCGTGTTCACAGACCTGGCATCCGTCGACAACTCTGAGTTTCAGCAGCTGCTGAACCAGGGTGTACCCATGGCCCCCCATACAGCTGAGCCCATGCTGATGGAGTACCCTGAGGCTATAACTCGTCTGGTGACAGGGTCCCAGAGGCCCCCTGACCCAGCTCCCACTCCCCTGGGAGCCTCTGGCCTCACCAACGGCCTCCTCTCAGGGGATGAAGACTTCTCCTCCATTGCGGACATGGACTTCTCAGCCCTTCTGAGTCAGATCAGCTCCTAA
- the RELA gene encoding transcription factor p65 isoform X2, whose amino-acid sequence MRFRYKCEGRSAGSIPGERSTDTTKTHPTIKINGYTGPGTVRISLVTKDPPHRPHPHELVGKDCRDGFYEAELCPDRCIHSFQNLGIQCVKKRDLEQAISQRIQTNNNPFQVPVEEQRGDYDLNAVRLCFQVTVRDPAGRPLRLSPALSHPIFDNRAPNTAELKICRVNRNSGSCLGGDEIFLLCDKVQKEDIEVYFTGPGWEARGSFSQADVHRQVAIVFRTPPYADPSLQAPVRVSMQLRRPSDRELSEPMEFQYLPDTDDRHRIEEKRKRTYETFKSIMKKSPFNGPTDHRPPTRRIAVPSRSSTSVPKPPPQPYPFTPSLSTINFEEFSPMVFPSGQIPSQTSALAPAPALVLAQAPAPAPAMASALAQAPAPGPVLAPGLAQAVTPPAPKTNPAGEGTLTEALLQLQFDADEDLGALLGNSTDPAVFTDLASVDNSEFQQLLNQGVPMAPHTAEPMLMEYPEAITRLVTGSQRPPDPAPTPLGASGLTNGLLSGDEDFSSIADMDFSALLSQISS is encoded by the exons ATGCGCTTTCGCTACAAGTGTGAGGGCCGCTCAGCAGGCAGTATCCCAGGCGAGAGGAGCACAGATACCACCAAGACCCACCCTACCATCAAG ATCAATGGTTACACGGGGCCAGGGACAGTCCGCATCTCCCTGGTGACCAAGGACCCCCCTCACCGGCCTCACCCCCATGAGCTTGTGGGGAAAGACTGCCGGGATGGCTTCTATGAGGCTGAGCTCTGCCCGGACCGCTGCATCCACAG CTTCCAGAACCTGGGGATCCAGTGTGTAAAGAAGCGGGACCTGGAGCAGGCCATCAGTCAGCGCATCCAGACCAACAACAACCCCTTCCAAG TTCCCGTAGAAGAGCAGCGTGGGGACTACGACCTGAATGCTGTCCGGCTCTGCTTCCAGGTGACGGTGCGGGACCCGGCAGGCAGGCCCCTACGCCTGTCGCCTGCCCTCTCTCATCCCATCTTTGACAACC GCGCCCCCAACACTGCCGAGCTCAAGATCTGCCGAGTGAATCGGAACTCCGGGAGCTGCCTTGGGGGGGATGAGATCTTCCTGCTGTGTGACAAGGTGCAGAAAG AGGATATCGAGGTGTATTTCACGGGACCAGGCTGGGAGGCCCGAGGCTCCTTTTCACAAGCTGATGTGCACCGGCAAGTGGCCATTGTGTTCCGGACGCCCCCCTATGCGGACCCCAGCCTGCAGGCCCCCGTGCGCGTCTCCATGCAGCTGCGGCGGCCTTCCGATCGGGAGCTCAGCGAACCCATGGAATTCCAGTACTTGCCAGACACAG ATGATCGTCACCGGATTGAGGAGAAACGCAAAAGAACGTATGAGACCTTTAAGAGCATCATGAAAAAGAGCCCTTTCAATG GACCCACCGACCACCGGCCTCCGACCCGGCGCATCGCTGTGCCTTCCCGCAGCTCAACTTCCGTCCCCAAGCCAC cTCCCCAGCCCTATCCCTTTACACCATCTCTCAGCACCATCAACTTTGAGGAGTTCTCCCCCATGGTCTTTCCTTCTGGGCAGATCCCAAGCCAGACCTCGGCCTTGGCACCGGCCCCTGCCCTAGTCctggcccaggccccagcccctgccccagccatGGCATCAGCCctggcccaggccccagcccctggccccgtCCTAGCCCCAGGCCTTGCTCAGGCTGTGACCCCACCTGCCCCCAAGACTAACCCGGCTGGGGAAGGGACACTGACAGAGGCTCTGCTGCAGCTGCAGTTTGACGCTGATGAAGACCTGGGGGCCCTGCTCGGCAATAGCACAGATCCAGCCGTGTTCACAGACCTGGCATCCGTCGACAACTCTGAGTTTCAGCAGCTGCTGAACCAGGGTGTACCCATGGCCCCCCATACAGCTGAGCCCATGCTGATGGAGTACCCTGAGGCTATAACTCGTCTGGTGACAGGGTCCCAGAGGCCCCCTGACCCAGCTCCCACTCCCCTGGGAGCCTCTGGCCTCACCAACGGCCTCCTCTCAGGGGATGAAGACTTCTCCTCCATTGCGGACATGGACTTCTCAGCCCTTCTGAGTCAGATCAGCTCCTAA